TGCTCAGGAATTTTACGCAGTTTATTTCCTACAGTAACGAGGCTGCTGAACTCAAGACAATGGAATTTTATTTACTTCTATATATTGGTCTCAAGGGTCCTCAGAACATGTCTGCCCTTGCAAAGGCTTATTTGATGACGAAGAGCAATATTACAGTACTGGTAGACGATCTTGAAAACAAGAGTTATGTTGGACGGGAGAAATCCGAAAGAGACAGAAGAGTAACGATAATCAAGCTCACACGGAAAGGAGAAGCTGTCTTCAAGGAGTTTTCGAAAAACTTCTCAGAGTTGATCGATATCTTCCTGGAAAACGTGCAGGAGGATGATCTCGTTGTCATGACTGATGGTTTCGAGCGAATAGCACGTCTTGTTGTCCAAAGAGGATTGAAAAGACGTAAAAGTGGCTCTTGAAGATCAAAAGAACTTGACACGGAGTAAGAAGTCGCATACGCAATGTCCTATGCAGGGACCTCGCTCCAAAAAACTACCGTTCGCTTAGGGACAAGAACCCGCTGATCGCCGTGAAAAACCGAGAAAGAGCATTTCGAGACGCCCGCTTCGCTCACGAGAAGACGAGAAATATCGATGCAAGTCTGCTTAAGCAGGCCAGTCTGGCTTCGCCCGGCCGGTCTTTGCTTGGCAAAGGCCAGTTCCGCTTCGCGGGAAGAAGAGCCGATTCTAGGAGCGGGTTACAGAGAACGGGTTAGAAAGCTCGGGTTGATAGAAGCGGGTCATCACAATCGGACAACATGCAACATAACACTTGCAGCTGTTTCAAGGACCGAGATCCTGGACAAAGTCATTCCAGGATGACGCAAAGCAAGAAGGGCCATCATTCCGTTCATAACTGGCTAGAGGCCAAACGCTCTTGAATCATGACCTCGGCCAGGAACTAAGAACAGATCCTCGCTCTGGAACGAAGAACATCTTTCTTTGCCAACCCCCAACCCCGGTCTTTCCAGCGTGCAGCGTCTCTTAGCAAGCGACAAGCGGCTCTTCTCGGCTAACGGAGAACCGTTCAACGGCCAACGAGTTTGTGTTGTTCTTCCGACCTCCGACTCCGTACCCCAATCCCCGTTCTTGTTATTCTTACTCAACTCGGAACTTGCAACTGACCTTTCGCTCTTTCCTACCCCCTACCTGCTTACCCCAACCTCGGTTTTCAAAGGCCCAGATCCCGGATAAGGTTCGAAATGACAGTATTATGCGATTCCGAAAACCTTGCTTCTCGCCTGATGCATTAGCTAAATATCAAGCAAGAGACCGTCACTTGCCACAGAGATTCCGAATCGCCCGTAAAACTCTTCGAGATCTCTTTGCGGTGGATTTGGATAGTGAGAAAAATGATGAGCTACTAAGAGACTACTGCCGTCTATTATCCCTATCTCCCTCATTTTGTGCATTGTAGTGATTACCTGTTCCGCGGTGTGATGGTAAGGAAAGGTAATCTCCTTCATAAATCCTAGAGTCGAATCTAATGCGACAATATCTACCGGGTCGTCGAGAAATTCTCTCAACAGCTTAAGTGAAGATTCATCAATCGGTCCTGTGTCGGTAGCATAAAAAAAGGATTTGCCCCCTTTTTTGAGCAGGAACAAATAGGGCTGCTCGCCCTCCTTCACTTTGTGAACGGCGGGTACGGGGAAGATGCTGCACCCATTTACCACGACTTCCTTGTAGGGTTCTGCTTCTATTAGCACTGTCTTGTCCGGGTCGAAGTATAGCGAACTGGAAATCATTGAGAGAACCGTTGAATTCGCCAGAATAGTTAATGTGGGAAGTCTATCATATGAAGCGTTGTATCTGTTCATTCTGTAACCGAAGTTTGGCAAATAGAGATGATCTGAATGGGAATGAGTTATTAACAGCGTCTTCACATTGAAAAGTGTGACTCCGGCTTCATGAGCTCCGGCCATAATATTTGGTCCGAAGTCAATTAATAGATCGTTATCGACATGCACGGCCGAAGTGAGCCGGAAATTCCTACTACCGGCTTCCATAACTTTTCTGCAGTTCTCGCAGTCACAAAACACATTCGGATGTCCCTCGTATGCCGCTGTTCCAAGAAATACTACTCTCATGTTCCCTCCTTTTCTTCTGATGGTTCGTCAGTCAGTGAAACCCGAGGTACTCCATCGTTCAAAACAATCATGAACAAAACAGCTACTCCTTTTCCGTTCTCTTCCTCAAAATGCTTTCCCTCAGTAAATATGCTCTTCAGCTCTTTGAGCAAAAATCGGCCACTCTCTTCCCCAGCCACTGAGCAAGACCACAGAATCATTTCGTGAAAGGGCTCAGGAAGCTTTCGGTTTCTTCAGAATCCTTCTACCGACTTTGATTGCTTCTGCAGAACCAGTTTAAGGCAGTAAAATGTGGGACTCTTTCCAGATCTGACGACCGGACTATCTTTCCAAGTCATGCACTAGTATCCGGTACATCTTCTTTGCAAGCTCATCGCCTAAGTTGGTTAAAGACATCGTAATTGCCTTCAGGTTTTATAGATTAAGCTCACTAAGAGTGGTTTGGTTCAGCCGACGATCCTTTACCGCGGCCTCACCAACCTACTGTGAAGAATCTACTGGTCATGAAGGCTGGTGGAGGCAACGCTTTCCGACTGAGACTTTGGCGTCATGCCCTCCGGAAAGGCAGACGAACCTTGCCAGGTTGCCGACAGGGTCTGCAAGTTCAGTAAACAGCACTCCATTGATCGATATTTCTCCAATTTCACATTGAAAAGCCTGGAGCTTTGCCCTTGAACAAACATGGCTTTGGTCAATTCACCTAAGAGTCGGACATTCTTTCTTGGGTCTCAGTCAGGAGTTCTCTAAGATTCTATTCTGTTCTTTCCCTTGCTCTTCGCTTGATACATAAGTTTGTCAACTCTAAGCAGTAATCCTTGAGCAGATTCAGACTGCCATTCTGTCACACCGGCACTGAAGGTAATCGGTAGATCATCCGTTTCCTCAACCGAGTTTCGAATTCTTTTCGCCGTAGAAGTCGCGCCTTCCAGAGCAGTGGAAGGTAGTAGTATTACAAACTCTTCTCCTCCATACCTGAAAGCATAGTCAATCTTCCTTATTTCTGAGACGATAAGCGAAGAAAAGATTTCGAGTATCTCGTCTCCCTTCAGATGGCCGAGCCGGTCATTGAGCTCCTTAAAGTTATCTATGTCAAGCATGATAATTGAGAGCGCATCTCCGTATCTCCTGGCCCTATTTATTTCGTACTCCACTACTTCAAACATCTTCTTCTGGTTCATAAGGCCGGTTAAGGGATCTGTCTCGGTTCTTTGCTTCAGGAGATCGTTAGCAGACTTCAATTCTCTTTGCATGTTCATGAGCTCTTCGTTCTTTCTGTCGATCAGTTTGTTGGCTTCTGAGAGCTCTTTGTTTCTTGCAGTCATGTTCTCAATTTCCCTTAGCTTCTGCATAGCGGCAAATGATGCTCCCAGCTTTGCAATCACTCTGGCTTCTTCTTCCCTGAATATCTCGGAATTCAATCTTGCCATCTCCCTGTACAGTTCCAGGGCTCCCTCAACATCACCTTTCGCCTCCTGGATCTCGGAGATAGCCTTTAGCTTTTGAAAGATTTCGGATTTGTTCCCCTTCGATCTGTGATACTCCAGTGAATCTTCGAGAGAGGCCAAAGCAGAATCAAAGTCTC
The nucleotide sequence above comes from Mesotoga sp. BH458_6_3_2_1. Encoded proteins:
- a CDS encoding MarR family winged helix-turn-helix transcriptional regulator; its protein translation is MIEDDKTDKPAILETVFDLLRNFTQFISYSNEAAELKTMEFYLLLYIGLKGPQNMSALAKAYLMTKSNITVLVDDLENKSYVGREKSERDRRVTIIKLTRKGEAVFKEFSKNFSELIDIFLENVQEDDLVVMTDGFERIARLVVQRGLKRRKSGS
- a CDS encoding GGDEF domain-containing protein is translated as MGQTDYEKSYTDYYEEYLSKDESCVGERLSLLRKFQQALLNSGETLVAFETVSRELEKFRGQTSRELGLAYNGMIRISCQSGEFSRALEYASDAIDVFNELGDEKPLSMIYNNIAGVYLKMGDYEKSLEYAEKAIGLAERDNDELSLAKYLNNKGIAIENITEDGRGAQFIRKSIEIKERNSLKRDLPNSYMNLADIFLYTGREDEAVDLLRKAREVANQNCDDYSLAEICRYEAEYYKATGDFDSALASLEDSLEYHRSKGNKSEIFQKLKAISEIQEAKGDVEGALELYREMARLNSEIFREEEARVIAKLGASFAAMQKLREIENMTARNKELSEANKLIDRKNEELMNMQRELKSANDLLKQRTETDPLTGLMNQKKMFEVVEYEINRARRYGDALSIIMLDIDNFKELNDRLGHLKGDEILEIFSSLIVSEIRKIDYAFRYGGEEFVILLPSTALEGATSTAKRIRNSVEETDDLPITFSAGVTEWQSESAQGLLLRVDKLMYQAKSKGKNRIES
- a CDS encoding MBL fold metallo-hydrolase, encoding MRVVFLGTAAYEGHPNVFCDCENCRKVMEAGSRNFRLTSAVHVDNDLLIDFGPNIMAGAHEAGVTLFNVKTLLITHSHSDHLYLPNFGYRMNRYNASYDRLPTLTILANSTVLSMISSSLYFDPDKTVLIEAEPYKEVVVNGCSIFPVPAVHKVKEGEQPYLFLLKKGGKSFFYATDTGPIDESSLKLLREFLDDPVDIVALDSTLGFMKEITFPYHHTAEQVITTMHKMREIGIIDGSSLLVAHHFSHYPNPPQRDLEEFYGRFGISVASDGLLLDI